One genomic region from Lysobacterales bacterium encodes:
- a CDS encoding Glu/Leu/Phe/Val dehydrogenase, which yields MIFETLSRTGHEQVVFCHNADAGLKAIIAIHNTVLGPALGGTRMWNYASDEEALNDVLRLSRGMTYKAAVSGLNLGGGKAVIWGDPNKDKSEALFRAFGRFVNSLNGRYITAEDVGIDVNDMEYVLKETEFVTGVHQVHGGSGDPSPFTAYGTLQGLMAAMNVKLGHEEVGKLSYAVQGVGHVGMEFVKLLRERGAKVYVTDINQKAVARAVEEFGCEAVGLDEIYDVPADVFSPTALGGTLNEKSIDRIKAGIICGAANNQLATDAIGDELHRRGVLYAPDYAVNAGGLMNVSLEIDGYNRERAMRMMRTIYYNLGRIFEISARDNIPTYKAADRMAEERIVAIGKVKLPHMGNAAPRFLGRMRNG from the coding sequence ATGATCTTCGAAACCCTGTCGCGCACCGGCCATGAGCAGGTCGTGTTCTGCCACAACGCCGATGCCGGCCTGAAGGCCATCATCGCCATCCACAACACCGTGCTGGGCCCGGCGCTGGGTGGCACACGCATGTGGAACTACGCGAGCGACGAGGAAGCGCTGAATGACGTGCTGCGCCTGTCGCGCGGCATGACCTACAAGGCCGCGGTGTCGGGCCTGAATCTGGGCGGCGGCAAGGCCGTGATCTGGGGCGACCCGAACAAGGACAAGTCCGAGGCGCTGTTCCGCGCCTTCGGCCGCTTCGTGAACTCCTTGAACGGTCGCTACATCACCGCCGAAGACGTCGGCATCGACGTCAACGATATGGAATACGTGCTGAAGGAGACCGAGTTCGTCACCGGCGTGCACCAGGTCCACGGCGGCTCGGGCGACCCCTCACCATTCACCGCCTACGGCACCCTGCAGGGCCTGATGGCAGCGATGAACGTCAAGCTGGGCCACGAAGAAGTCGGCAAGCTGAGCTATGCCGTGCAGGGCGTGGGCCATGTGGGCATGGAGTTCGTCAAGCTGCTGCGCGAGCGCGGCGCCAAGGTGTATGTCACCGACATCAACCAGAAGGCGGTGGCCCGCGCGGTCGAGGAGTTCGGCTGCGAAGCCGTGGGCCTCGATGAGATCTACGACGTGCCGGCCGATGTGTTCTCGCCGACCGCGCTGGGCGGCACTCTCAATGAGAAGAGCATCGATCGCATCAAGGCCGGCATCATCTGCGGCGCGGCGAACAACCAGCTGGCCACCGATGCGATCGGCGACGAGCTGCATCGCCGCGGCGTGCTGTACGCGCCGGACTACGCGGTCAACGCCGGCGGCCTGATGAACGTCTCGCTGGAGATCGACGGTTACAACCGCGAGCGCGCCATGCGCATGATGCGGACGATCTACTACAACCTCGGCCGCATCTTCGAAATCAGCGCACGCGACAACATTCCGACCTACAAGGCCGCGGATCGCATGGCCGAAGAGCGCATCGTCGCTATCGGCAAGGTCAAGCTGCCGCACATGGGCAA
- a CDS encoding quinone-dependent dihydroorotate dehydrogenase yields MYTFARPLLMMMDAERAHDLGLAGLSSLYRLGLNPLVAQRSKPLPVKLWDLEFPNPVGLAAGLDKNGSHIDALGALGFGCIEIGTTTPRPQEGNPKPRMFRLRSHAAVINRMGFNNEGVNTLLANVERSRYRGVLGINIGKNKDTPNERAFEDYLYCLERVFPVASYVTVNISSPNTAGLRDLQGADELHRLLSQLREAQERLAAKHRRRTPILIKVAPDLSDEQIERMGLILAAARVDGVIATNTTVDRLPVEGHPLAKETGGLSGRPLYGRSTWVLRHLRSHLPASIPLIGVGGIHTGADAVGKITAGASLVQLYTGFVYRGPILIRQCVEAIRRRREHPVRGLSR; encoded by the coding sequence ATGTACACGTTTGCCCGCCCGCTGCTCATGATGATGGACGCCGAGCGCGCCCATGACCTCGGGCTCGCGGGGCTTTCCTCGCTGTATCGGCTGGGCCTGAACCCCCTAGTGGCGCAGCGCTCCAAGCCGCTACCTGTGAAGCTCTGGGATCTCGAGTTCCCGAATCCGGTGGGTCTTGCGGCCGGACTGGACAAGAACGGCAGCCACATCGATGCGCTGGGTGCGCTCGGCTTTGGCTGTATCGAGATTGGTACCACCACGCCGCGCCCACAGGAAGGCAACCCCAAGCCGCGCATGTTCCGTCTGCGCTCGCACGCAGCGGTCATCAACCGGATGGGCTTCAACAACGAGGGCGTCAACACGCTGTTGGCCAACGTTGAGCGCAGCCGCTACCGCGGCGTGCTCGGCATCAACATCGGCAAGAACAAAGACACGCCGAACGAGCGCGCCTTCGAGGATTACCTCTACTGCCTCGAACGGGTGTTCCCGGTGGCGAGCTATGTCACGGTCAACATCTCCTCGCCCAACACAGCCGGCCTGCGCGACCTTCAGGGGGCTGACGAGCTGCATCGCCTGCTGAGCCAGCTGCGCGAGGCACAGGAGCGCCTTGCCGCCAAGCATCGCCGGCGCACCCCGATCCTGATCAAGGTGGCGCCCGACTTGAGCGACGAGCAGATTGAGCGCATGGGGCTGATCCTCGCTGCGGCTCGGGTCGACGGCGTGATTGCCACCAACACCACCGTTGATCGCCTGCCGGTCGAGGGGCACCCGCTGGCGAAGGAGACTGGCGGCCTTTCGGGCCGTCCGCTTTACGGCCGCTCCACCTGGGTGCTCCGCCATCTGCGCTCGCACTTGCCGGCCTCGATTCCGCTGATCGGCGTGGGTGGCATCCACACCGGGGCCGACGCAGTCGGCAAGATCACGGCGGGTGCCAGCCTGGTGCAGCTCTACACGGGCTTCGTGTACCGCGGACCGATTCTGATCCGTCAGTGCGTGGAAGCCATCCGCCGTCGTCGCGAGCACCCCGTGCGCGGCCTGTCGCGATGA
- a CDS encoding DMT family transporter, whose translation MNAGALASAQVWRAVLLMLASACLFGCMAVVIRLASAQLHPFEIAFFRNLFGLVFALPLLLRHGPGLLRTSKLPLYFFRSAIGIVSMLCGFWAIVNLPLAQAVSLSYSTPLFVTIGAVLVLGEVVRARRWTAVALGFVGVIFILRPGSEFSPGVLVALLAAALSAAVAISIKFLSRTEKPDAIVLYTTLLWVPLSLLPALWVWENPQGITWLWIVLAGFFGTAGHMCWARALQLGDASMLTPISFLQVPIVATAGYLLFEEHLDAWIVVGAGIIFLANAYIAHREAQLARRAVTDPEIANEPPAAR comes from the coding sequence ATGAACGCTGGCGCGCTCGCTTCGGCCCAGGTGTGGCGTGCGGTGCTGCTGATGCTCGCCAGCGCCTGCCTGTTCGGCTGCATGGCGGTGGTCATCAGGCTGGCCTCAGCGCAGCTGCATCCGTTCGAGATCGCCTTCTTTCGCAACCTGTTCGGCTTGGTGTTCGCCCTGCCCCTTCTGCTTCGCCACGGGCCGGGCCTGCTCAGGACGTCGAAGCTTCCTCTCTATTTCTTCCGCTCGGCGATCGGCATCGTGTCGATGCTGTGCGGCTTCTGGGCCATCGTGAACCTGCCCTTGGCGCAGGCGGTTTCGCTGTCGTACTCGACGCCGCTGTTCGTGACCATCGGTGCCGTGCTGGTGTTGGGGGAAGTGGTGCGCGCGCGGCGCTGGACTGCCGTGGCACTGGGCTTCGTGGGCGTGATCTTCATCCTCCGGCCAGGCTCGGAGTTCAGCCCCGGCGTGCTGGTGGCCCTGCTGGCCGCGGCGCTGAGTGCAGCGGTGGCGATCAGCATCAAGTTCCTGTCGCGCACCGAAAAGCCTGACGCGATCGTGCTCTACACCACTCTGCTGTGGGTGCCGCTGTCGCTGCTGCCCGCGCTGTGGGTCTGGGAAAACCCGCAGGGCATCACTTGGCTGTGGATCGTGCTGGCGGGCTTCTTCGGCACCGCCGGGCACATGTGCTGGGCGCGCGCACTGCAGCTCGGCGATGCCTCGATGCTCACGCCGATCAGCTTTCTGCAGGTGCCGATCGTCGCCACGGCGGGCTATCTGCTCTTCGAGGAGCATCTCGATGCCTGGATCGTGGTCGGAGCCGGCATCATCTTCCTGGCCAACGCCTACATCGCACACCGCGAGGCGCAGCTGGCGCGTCGAGCGGTGACCGATCCGGAGATCGCGAACGAACCGCCTGCCGCGCGCTGA
- a CDS encoding polyhydroxyalkanoic acid system family protein produces the protein MPSIQISRRHTRSMKDARVAIEHVAEKLAEKFAVEYAWEGNTLHFERMGVNGNIALGRGKVDVIVKLGFLLSALRGPIEAEIHRYIDRELGPEE, from the coding sequence ATGCCGAGCATTCAAATCTCCCGCCGCCACACGCGCTCAATGAAAGACGCGCGGGTGGCCATCGAGCACGTCGCCGAAAAGCTGGCCGAGAAGTTCGCCGTCGAGTACGCATGGGAAGGCAACACCCTGCATTTCGAGCGCATGGGGGTGAATGGAAACATCGCTCTGGGGCGGGGTAAGGTCGACGTGATCGTCAAGCTCGGCTTTCTGCTTTCGGCGCTGCGCGGTCCGATCGAGGCCGAGATCCATCGCTACATCGATCGCGAACTCGGCCCCGAGGAGTAG
- the murB gene encoding UDP-N-acetylmuramate dehydrogenase: MSAAVAWRCDVDLAALNTFHVQARARRFCRVDSVEALQAAAADCRARNAQPFVLGGGSNLLIVGDLDMPVIQPALAGLSVASMNDGCVELQAAAGEPWDAVVSFACREELWGVENLALIPGTAGAAPVQNIGAYGVELGDCLAWVEALDLVDLSLRQLSRDELALGYRDSRFKAEPGRWIITRIALHLQRSPQPKLGYAGLREAFGDRSPTQPGEVADAVRAIRRRKLPDPHQIGNAGSFFKNPEVTDAMATRLVAEHPGLPAFPGSRAGLCKLSAAWLIERAGCKGLRRGDAGVSDQHALVLVNHGAANGRELLDLAWEVRDRVHGRFGVELEPEPIVLGETRPAREQPRA; the protein is encoded by the coding sequence ATGAGTGCAGCGGTGGCCTGGCGATGCGATGTCGATCTCGCCGCCCTCAACACCTTCCATGTGCAGGCACGGGCAAGGCGCTTCTGCCGGGTGGACAGCGTCGAAGCCTTGCAGGCGGCGGCAGCAGACTGCCGCGCCCGCAATGCACAGCCCTTTGTGCTCGGAGGCGGCAGCAACCTGCTGATCGTCGGTGATCTCGACATGCCGGTGATCCAACCGGCTCTGGCCGGACTGTCGGTCGCGTCGATGAATGACGGCTGCGTCGAGCTGCAGGCGGCGGCAGGCGAGCCCTGGGATGCGGTGGTGTCGTTCGCCTGCCGCGAGGAACTGTGGGGCGTTGAGAACCTCGCGCTGATTCCGGGGACGGCGGGAGCAGCTCCGGTGCAGAACATCGGCGCCTATGGCGTCGAGCTGGGCGACTGCCTGGCCTGGGTCGAGGCGCTGGACCTCGTCGATCTCAGCCTTCGGCAGCTGTCCAGAGACGAGCTCGCATTGGGCTATCGCGACAGCCGCTTCAAAGCCGAGCCTGGCCGTTGGATCATCACCCGCATCGCCCTTCACCTGCAGCGCAGCCCGCAGCCGAAGCTGGGTTACGCCGGCTTGCGCGAGGCGTTCGGAGACAGGAGTCCGACCCAGCCTGGCGAAGTGGCGGATGCGGTGCGCGCGATCCGTCGGCGCAAGCTGCCTGACCCGCATCAGATCGGCAACGCCGGAAGCTTCTTCAAGAATCCGGAAGTGACAGACGCGATGGCCACCAGGCTCGTGGCTGAGCACCCAGGCCTTCCCGCGTTCCCCGGCAGTCGGGCCGGCCTCTGCAAACTGTCCGCCGCCTGGCTGATTGAGCGCGCCGGCTGCAAGGGTCTGCGGCGTGGCGATGCAGGCGTCTCGGACCAGCATGCCCTCGTGCTGGTCAACCACGGTGCGGCGAACGGCCGGGAACTGCTCGACCTTGCCTGGGAAGTGCGCGATCGCGTGCACGGGCGTTTCGGAGTTGAGCTCGAACCGGAGCCGATCGTCCTCGGCGAGACCCGCCCGGCGCGAGAGCAGCCGCGCGCATGA